A window from bacterium encodes these proteins:
- a CDS encoding DUF1427 family protein yields the protein MQNLYALFTGIVVGAFFTFFKVPIPAPPTLAGVLSIIGVYLGYIIIRFFIKG from the coding sequence ATGCAAAATTTATACGCATTATTTACAGGAATAGTTGTCGGAGCTTTTTTTACTTTTTTCAAAGTGCCTATCCCTGCCCCACCAACGTTAGCAGGGGTTTTGAGCATAATTGGGGTTTATTTGGGGTATATTATAATTCGTTTTTTTATTAAGGGTTAA